ctaacttgcctatttttttaaaaaataaccgtGGTTTTTTTACTTGCAAATCAAGTTCCacttttccttaattttaggaTTAAGGATGTAGTGGGTAGTTTTTCAACTGGTTTTGAAAAAGAGGTGTATCCATACGTGAGATCAAAAATTAACATGAGATATTTTCTCCAAAAactgccaattaacttaaaatattttcttgtgcaactcattaatTTCATCCTTAGGTATTTGGCCTTTGTAAAGGGTTTtagagagaattgttgtaactagacttgaaGAAGTCTAAGGGAGAAGAGAGAAGCTTTGTGTGAagcaagagaaggagaaaaagaaagagaaagagaaagagaagttggccaagttttatgtaattgtaactaattgccttaaacatagtagagaatttgaaatcccagggggtcgtggtttttccttctatttaggcctagaaggtttctacgtaaaaattgtgttgtctttttctattttgcgcatcaagtttaagttttaattccgcaatctaattccgcaaaaacagggcaaaaatacttaaacttatcaaacaacAATTCAACCCCCCTCTTGTTGAATCTAACTGTCTCTAACTGTTTCTACATAATCTTTTTGCCTTGAAGGACACAACTTTGGGGATTACTCTTAACCATGGAATTGCTAAACTCGGAGTTTATGAGCTCTATCAAGCATTCACAAGCATCTCTAGCAACAAAGTTGATTGGCACCATCGATTAGGCCATCCATCCACCAAAATTATGAATGTTATTCACTCTCATTTTACTTTAGATGTGCCATTAACAATAGATTGTAATAGTTGTAATAAAAGTCATCGTCTTTCTCTTTCTATATCTTCAATTATTTCCATTGCTCCATTGCGGTATATTTTTACAGATTTATGGACATCTCCTATTCACTCTCATGATAATTACAAGTATTACGTTATATTTGTTgaccatttttttaaatatatttggttttatcctctaaaaaataaatttgacacTTCAAAATTTTTTGTTAGATTTAAAGCTCTTGTTGAAAATTATTTCCAGCGCTCTATCATACATCTCAACAGTGATAATGGGGGTGAATATGAAGCCCTTCGTGAATTTCTCACAATAAATGGCATTTCTCATCTTACCACTCCTCCTCACACCCTTAACACAATGGTTTTTTGGAACGACAACATCGGCACATTATCGAAACTGGTCTATCTCTCCTCACTCATGCCTCAATGCCACTCTCATTTTGGACCCATGCTTTTGCTACAGCAGTATATCTAATTAATAGGTTACCTACGCCAACTCTAAATAATTCTTCTCCCTTCACCACTTTATTTAGAACTGaaccaaaatattctaagttacgCGCATTTGGGTGTCTTTGCTACCTATGGTTACGTCCTTACCCTCGCCATAAACTTGATCCTAAATCTACCCCATGTGTCTTCATTGATTACTCTCCAACACAAAGCGCTTACTATTGCTTTGATCCTTCCCTTAACAAAAATTATGTCTCACGTCATGTTAAATTTATTGAACACTCATTTCCCTTTGCTCAATCTCATGGTACAACACCTACTATGGACATTGACACATGGTGTTCCATATCTCTTCCTATTAAATTAATACCTACAGATCATCATAATCATACTCCTACGTCACGAGCATCTCAAGTTGATAATCCACCCAACACCTCAAATGCAACTCCTTTAACACCTTTACATTCAGATTCTCATTTATCTACTACTTCCGATTCACCCTACTTAAACAGTACTTCTACTCAAAATGACTCGGCAATATCCGACTCTTTCTCACCACCACCAACACCAACTCATTCTATGACCACCAAACTACAAAATAATATCCGCAAGCCCattcaaaaattaaatcttCATCCTCAATTACAAGACACCATCACAGAACCTATAAACATTACTCAAGCACTTAAAAGTCCTGTTTGGCGAAAAGCAATGGAAGAAGAGTTTCAAGCtctcattaaaaataaaacatgggACCTTGTTCCCTCATCACCATCTCAAACCATAATTGGTTGCAAATGGGTTTACCGTATAAAACGTAATCCTGATGGATCTATCAAACAATATAAAGCACGTCTTGTTGCAAAAGGATTCCATCAAAGACCGGACATTGATTATAAAGATATATTTAGTCCGGTGGTAAAGCCCGCCACAATTCAACTCATCCTTTCTATTGCTCTCAAAAATGGTTGGTCTCTGCGTCAATTGGATATCAACAATGCTTTCTTACAAGGTACTTTATCCGACGAGGTCTATATGTCTCAACCCCCCGGTTTCCAAGATGTTAACTCTTCCCAACTTGTTTGTAAACTACATAAGGCCTTCTATGGCTTAAAACAAACCCCTCGTGCCTGGTATCATGAGTTACGACATTTTCTTATCACTTATGGTTTTAAAAACTCTATttgtgattatgattttaaaaattctatttgtGACTCCTCTCTCTTCATCTACCAATCTAATGGCACTACCATTTACCTCATTGTCTATGTCGATGATATCATAATCACTTGCAATTCTGATTCCTCTCTTTCTCAGTTTGTTAACATTATCTCTAAACGGTTTTCTCTGAAGGATCTTGGTGAACTCTCATATTTTTTAGGTGTTGAGGTAGTGCCTCAACCAAATGGCCTCTTTCTAAGTGAAAGAAAATACATATGGACCTACTCTATCGAGCAAAAATGGAAAATGCTAATCCTATTGCCACAACTATGCAAACTCACCCCCTCTCACAAAAAATGGTACCATCCTGCCAAATCCTACTGACTATAGGGCTCTAGTTGGTGGTCTTCAATATCTTGGGTTTACAAGACCAGACATTGCTTACTCCGTCAACAAACTTGCTCAATACATGCAATCCCCAACACAACAACATTGGGAGGCCCTAAAACGTCTTCTTCGCTATCTTTTTGGTATAGTTCATCATGGATTATTACTAAATCGTCACTCCTCTTCCTACAATTTACATGCTTTTAGTGATGCTGATTGGGCTCGTGACACTGATGACTACATTTCAACTACTGCTTATATTGTTTACTTTGGTAACAATCCCATCTCATGGAGCTCTGCAAGCAAAAGACCAGGGCATGATCATCTACAGAGGTCGAATATCGTGCTCTAGCTGCCGCAACGGCTGCAATACTACGGTTACGTAATCTTTTTCAAGAGCTTGGGCTCAAACTAGCTTCTCCTACAATATACTGTGATAATGCAAGTGCCAACCCTTTATTCCACTCCAAGATGAAGCACTTAGCTCTCGATTATCACTTCGTCCGAGGAAACGTTCAAGCTGGCTGCCTTCATGTATCCTACATTACTACATCAAACCAACTAGCTGATGCACTCACGAAGCCATTATCCAGGGCCACATTCAACTTCTTGATCAACAAAATTGGTCTTGTCAAGTACATGACCATTTTGCGGGGGCATGATAAGGCAATATCCTCCTCTTAATCATATATCCTTAATTATAGTTAATATCTTTTGACTTACTTGATTGTCTCCTATAATCAAGGAAAGTATTGTGTTACTTCCTTATATAAATAACCGTTTGTATATTCATAGTTTTAGGGTGATTTGTTTCCTTTGTTAGCTTATTGTTTATATCAATATATTCTGTATATTTTTCATCAATGAAAACAAGTTCTTCATATCCTCGTATTGCTAAGTCTGAAAATCCAAGAGTGGGATTCTCACAAAAAATCACCTACATATCATGCATGGGgtatgataaatttgttaacgGGCTTGTACACGATAAGATGCGCCAcataagaggagagttgactgCACATAAACCCGATGAGTTCTATCCTAAAACTAACTGGTATCAAGAGTAGcccatcaaatatatatatatatatatatatatatgatagtcAACCTCTCTAATTTTTTGATGTGAGATCACAAGTGGGTTATTTTAATGCTTGTAGTCTTGTAGAACGTACATAAAATGGTTGTAGTCTTGTAGAACATACATAAAATGGTTCGTTAGGAAGCCATTGAAATTTTCCTTTCGTAAGTATTGCTGCAACAACTTACGTTTCATAGTTACAAAAATGATATAAAAGAAGTGAGATAGATGCCACTAAACTTACAACTAATTGTAACCGTAATCACCATGGATCATCAACATCATAAACTGCGGAAAGCAATACAGACTTTAGTTCCTCAATTTCTTCCACAATTTGCTCATTCTCAGCCTGTCTTTCCTGTATCTGACTTGCTAGGTCTGCAATTGGAATAATTTGTAATATCAGAAGCAAATTACAAGTATGATTGCATTTTGAATTATGTCAGATTTTTGAAGTACTTGAATTTGACATTTTGAACACCAAAATCATCCAAAGTAATATAACATTTATTGATGGCCAGAAAAAGGAACCACCTGTGAAGGAAAAAGAATAGTACAAAGGCAAGCCCAAGTTCCGAAACACTATAGGTATTACAATCACATTGTGCTTTGATAAGAAAACTCTCAATTCTAATTTGCATAAAAGATTCTTCACGAATCACACGTTAGTTTTCCAAGcttctttatttttttccattgcCCAACTGAAGTCAATCGGACACAACTTTGTTTATCACTAACAATGTTAAGATTGGTAAATGTGACCCCTCCAAACCCGCCTatgtgggagccacttaatagcattggggtaatggaatgttgttgattTATTGCCCATACAAGTCAAGGTTAAAATCGAGCAGCATGGAACAAGCCCAATCTGTAAGCTACAAGCCTCTATACAGAGATTGTAGATCATACTATGAGTCAGTTAGCTTCTCTAAATGAGAACAAATATCGAGGTCCTAAATCTCTAGGGGAAATACAGCAGAACTGTATAAAGTTTAGACTTATTGCAAATTTACTCAAAACTTTTGAAATCATATCACAAACACTAATTTTGTAGCTGCCAAATGGAAATTTAGGAAGCAGCGTTATCTTATGCTGTGTTACAGTATATGCAGTACACCAAGATATAAAAAATAGCCCAAAAGTCATGAGAACTCAAGTATGCAGGCTAAAACTTTAAATGATATCAGATATTTGCCAATTACAGAgcaagtaaataaaaatttgtagtACCAAAAAGATAGATATGAAGAATACCAGAATTAGAGCTAAgaagatcttcaagaatctcCTTATGAAGTGCTGACACTGAGCATGGGAAATAGGCATCTTTCTGATCAAGCTTATGGATATCATCTTCAAGAGATTCTTTGTTCGACAACAAGGTCCTTAGTTCATTGCAATTTTCACCTTCTATGCTCTTTTGAAATTCAATGCATGCTTTAGAAAAAACCTCTCTATCAAAAAATCCATGGTCAATCTAAAATAGACATATTGTATACTGGCTTTAAAGCATATTGATTACAGGTAGCTACCAATACAATGATTGAAAAATGTTGCAATAATACATTGTCATTAGAAAAACAAGAGGTTGTTTGAATGCTGTAAAGTGTATACATCAAAACCAAAACATAGTCACTATGTATGGAACAAAGAACAAGTGATAGCATGATGATGAGGCTTGATTTcactaattattattagttattacttCTCATTACCCATATCTCAAATTTTGGATCAGATCATATCGAGATTGAGTTGAGTTGCATCAACTCAAAAGTTTGTTTAGAATCAATTCAAAACCAAGTCAGGTTAGGTTCAAGTTTGAGTTATGTCAAAGTCAACCCGAGTAGATACCAAGTCAAGTCGATACGATTTGAGTCTAAGCGAGTTATACTTTAGTCAAATTGAGTTCACATTTCAGTTTGGGTCATTTTGGGTTCGACTTGATCAGGTCATAGTTGTATAATATCATATTTAGGTCAAGTACATGTCAGTTAATGTGAAGTTCAAATTCAGTTCTCAACTTTGAGCAATCGAGGTTATTAGGTCGGGTTGGGTTTTATTCAAGTTTGATCCACTTTTTCCAATTTTTATGAAGTCACAGGTTAAAAGCCACTTA
This Amaranthus tricolor cultivar Red isolate AtriRed21 chromosome 13, ASM2621246v1, whole genome shotgun sequence DNA region includes the following protein-coding sequences:
- the LOC130798279 gene encoding microtubule organizer protein 1-like; this translates as MDDTGAILLQISTLKDMLDKVNDEIEANIQITREIESEIVKIEEIETSLAARESELLKLVYLSQYELSGLVAVTVNSRKSVAALAKETNQQRRERDDMLEKLNKKREVFSKACIEFQKSIEGENCNELRTLLSNKESLEDDIHKLDQKDAYFPCSVSALHKEILEDLLSSNSDLASQIQERQAENEQIVEEIEELKSVLLSAVYDVDDPW